A region from the Desulfoglaeba alkanexedens ALDC genome encodes:
- a CDS encoding radical SAM protein, giving the protein MAAAYVEAYLSGKLQRNIQRALRWLKKCTLCPRFCRVDRLSGETGYCRTGRLAVVASYGPHFGEEDPLVGRNGSGTIFFANCNLRCIFCQNYEISHEGRGHPVTAEQLAAVMLELQRHGCHNINLVTPTHVIAQILEALPLAVENGLQVPLVYNCGGYERVAALRLLEGIVDIYMPDFKFWDPRVAEAMCGAPDYPERARRAIIEMHRQVGELQIEASGLAVRGVLLRHLVMPAGLSGTPSILHFISTHVSPNTYVNIMDQYRPCGQAFGKPDIGRRITAEEYQEALRCAEREGLTRLDRRRSRLVFW; this is encoded by the coding sequence ATGGCCGCAGCCTACGTGGAAGCGTATCTTTCTGGGAAACTGCAAAGGAATATCCAACGGGCGCTCCGCTGGCTGAAGAAGTGCACCCTTTGCCCGCGTTTCTGCCGGGTGGATCGGCTCTCAGGTGAGACCGGTTATTGCCGGACGGGCCGCCTGGCGGTTGTGGCGAGCTACGGGCCGCATTTCGGCGAAGAAGATCCTCTGGTCGGGCGAAACGGTTCCGGGACCATCTTTTTCGCCAACTGCAACCTCCGGTGCATCTTCTGCCAGAACTACGAGATCAGTCATGAAGGACGCGGTCATCCCGTGACCGCTGAGCAGCTGGCGGCCGTCATGTTGGAACTTCAGCGCCATGGCTGCCACAACATCAACTTGGTGACCCCCACCCACGTGATCGCTCAGATCCTGGAAGCCCTGCCCCTGGCCGTGGAAAACGGGCTCCAGGTGCCGTTGGTCTACAACTGCGGCGGCTACGAAAGGGTTGCGGCTCTGCGGCTTCTGGAAGGCATCGTGGACATCTACATGCCGGACTTCAAGTTCTGGGACCCCCGGGTGGCCGAAGCTATGTGCGGCGCCCCGGACTACCCCGAACGGGCCCGCCGAGCCATCATCGAAATGCACCGCCAGGTGGGCGAACTCCAGATCGAGGCTTCGGGTCTCGCCGTGAGAGGGGTCCTCCTGCGTCACCTGGTGATGCCCGCAGGCCTCTCCGGTACGCCCTCCATCCTCCACTTTATTTCCACGCACGTTTCGCCGAATACCTATGTGAACATCATGGACCAGTACCGGCCGTGCGGCCAGGCTTTCGGAAAACCTGACATCGGAAGGCGCATCACGGCGGAAGAATACCAAGAGGCCCTTCGATGTGCCGAACGCGAAGGGCTGACGCGCCTGGATCGGCGTCGCAGCCGATTGGTCTTTTGGTGA
- a CDS encoding UpxY family transcription antiterminator: MIEDHRPEGKAYENGKALASPGEASPVVVPGSTWYALYVRVNHEKKVALQLSQKAIPHFLPLTERWSSRKDRRTRIHVPLFPGYIFIHTCLDYATHVEIVKIPGTVYILRNTEGPVPIPDHQIHSLRTILEQVKNLTVHPYLKEGQWVRVVRGPLEGCVGILVRRNPKKGKLVVSVDVIRRSVSIELDMEDVSPVDPP; the protein is encoded by the coding sequence ATGATCGAAGATCATCGACCCGAAGGCAAAGCCTACGAGAACGGAAAGGCTCTCGCATCCCCTGGTGAAGCCTCACCCGTGGTCGTCCCCGGATCCACGTGGTACGCCCTCTACGTCCGGGTGAACCACGAAAAGAAAGTCGCCCTCCAATTGAGCCAGAAGGCGATCCCGCATTTTCTGCCGCTGACCGAGCGCTGGAGCTCCCGCAAAGACCGGCGCACGCGCATCCACGTACCCCTCTTCCCCGGCTATATTTTCATCCACACCTGTCTGGACTACGCGACTCACGTGGAAATCGTGAAGATCCCTGGGACCGTTTACATTCTGAGAAACACCGAAGGCCCCGTGCCTATCCCCGATCATCAGATCCACAGCCTGCGAACCATACTGGAACAGGTGAAGAACCTTACCGTTCATCCCTATCTGAAAGAAGGGCAATGGGTCCGCGTCGTCCGCGGCCCTTTGGAAGGCTGTGTGGGGATTCTCGTGCGGCGGAACCCGAAAAAGGGCAAGCTGGTGGTGAGCGTGGACGTGATCCGGCGCTCGGTTAGCATCGAACTCGATATGGAAGACGTGAGTCCCGTCGATCCGCCGTAA
- a CDS encoding DEAD/DEAH box helicase — translation MQRFLHRLLNTRWKTARVAHHATLPPREAEFGTLEQPLPETLWRALRRQGVRQLYRHQVEALEKIRNGRHVVVATPTASGKSLIYNLAVAESLLRAPQGHALYLFPIKALGRDQLEALDALLSAVESAEPIRAAVYDGDTTADQRAKIRQAPPQILLSNPDMLHYALLAYHGKWEAFWRALRFVVVDEMHTYRGVFGSHVAQVFRRLRRVCRHYGSRPLFIQLSATIANPEDLARQLTGEPADVVRSDSAPQATRHFVFMETEEPLSGLAARLVVLAARENLRTIVFTQSRRLTELVHMSVTRTAPQLARRVSSYRAGFLPSERRTIEQKLAGGQLAAVISTSALEMGIDIGGLDVCILVGYPGTVMTTWQRGGRVGRTGGECAIVLLPQPDALDQYIVHHPETLLDGKWEVAVADPTNAEILKAHLPCAAAELPLTRQDLGEADSPVRRAVEQLVQEGTLLQSADGERWFSLHQRPHRAVDIRSVGPSYAILTPSEDGKWIPLGKSEGIRALKECHPGAVYLHRGRTYHIERLDLENRVIHAVARNDEYFTRIKNEKETEILETLASKREGNFIVRLGRLRVTEQILGYEKLRLFTQERLDFSPLELPPHTFETVGFWIEIEDAVARKIREAGLHFMGGIHAVEHAAIAMFPLFALCDRNDIGGIAIPLHPQIQKSAVFIYDGTPGGIGLAARGYEIVRTLLEKTRNLLEECPCEEGCPACIHSPKCGSGNKPLDKRAALDILRYLLGDQPLFDPQAPGSQEPPDTGTTTVEPSPEPPPRLGFLDIETQRLAQEVGGWNNKHLMRVSVAVLHDSADGRFHAFREADIHQLVDRLHQFDLIVGFNIKSFDYAVLQAYTPRDLQGLATFDILEAVRRQLGFRLSLDHLAEKTLGRRKTADGLQAVRWFREGRWDLLTRYCEEDVALTRDIFFHGVQKGYLIYENRDGHKLRIPTPWDLKTLVRNSRPATAT, via the coding sequence ATGCAGCGTTTTCTCCACAGACTTCTTAACACCCGATGGAAAACCGCCCGGGTCGCCCACCACGCCACACTCCCTCCCCGCGAAGCCGAGTTCGGAACGCTGGAACAGCCGCTCCCGGAAACCCTGTGGCGGGCTCTGCGCCGCCAAGGCGTACGGCAACTCTACAGGCATCAGGTCGAAGCCCTGGAAAAGATTCGAAACGGCCGCCACGTGGTGGTGGCAACCCCCACCGCCAGCGGAAAATCCCTCATCTACAACCTGGCGGTGGCCGAATCCCTCCTCCGCGCCCCTCAAGGCCATGCCCTGTATCTTTTCCCTATCAAGGCCCTGGGCCGCGACCAACTGGAAGCGCTCGACGCGCTTCTTTCCGCCGTCGAATCGGCGGAACCGATCCGGGCGGCCGTCTATGACGGCGACACCACGGCTGACCAGCGCGCCAAGATACGGCAGGCGCCCCCGCAGATTCTCCTGTCCAACCCTGATATGCTGCACTATGCGCTGCTCGCCTACCACGGCAAGTGGGAAGCGTTCTGGCGGGCGCTCCGTTTCGTGGTCGTAGACGAAATGCACACGTACCGCGGTGTCTTCGGAAGCCATGTAGCCCAGGTCTTTCGCCGCCTTCGGCGCGTTTGCCGCCACTACGGCAGCCGCCCCTTGTTCATTCAGCTTTCAGCAACCATCGCCAACCCCGAAGACCTGGCCCGACAACTCACTGGAGAACCCGCGGACGTGGTCCGCAGCGACAGCGCTCCTCAGGCAACGCGCCATTTCGTCTTCATGGAAACGGAGGAACCCCTGAGCGGCCTGGCGGCACGACTCGTCGTACTGGCGGCGCGGGAAAACCTCCGGACCATCGTCTTCACCCAGTCGCGGCGCCTCACGGAATTGGTTCACATGAGCGTCACCCGGACGGCTCCTCAACTGGCCCGGCGCGTCAGTTCGTACCGGGCGGGGTTTCTCCCGTCCGAAAGGCGCACCATCGAACAGAAGCTGGCCGGCGGTCAACTGGCTGCGGTGATCTCGACCAGCGCCCTGGAAATGGGGATCGATATCGGCGGACTCGATGTCTGCATCCTGGTGGGCTATCCCGGAACCGTCATGACGACGTGGCAACGGGGCGGGCGGGTGGGCCGAACCGGCGGCGAATGCGCCATCGTCTTGCTGCCCCAGCCGGACGCGCTGGACCAGTACATCGTGCATCACCCGGAAACCCTTCTGGACGGAAAGTGGGAGGTCGCTGTTGCCGACCCCACGAACGCCGAGATCCTGAAAGCCCATCTTCCCTGCGCCGCCGCCGAACTGCCGCTCACCCGCCAAGACCTGGGCGAAGCGGACAGCCCCGTCCGCCGGGCCGTGGAACAACTCGTCCAGGAAGGAACGCTGTTGCAATCGGCCGACGGCGAACGCTGGTTCTCGCTGCATCAGCGTCCCCATCGGGCGGTGGATATCCGGAGCGTGGGGCCGTCCTACGCGATCCTCACCCCATCCGAAGACGGCAAATGGATTCCGCTGGGAAAGAGCGAGGGCATCCGGGCTCTCAAGGAATGTCACCCCGGCGCCGTCTACCTCCACCGGGGCCGTACCTACCACATCGAACGGCTCGATCTAGAAAACCGCGTGATCCACGCCGTCGCCCGAAACGACGAGTACTTCACCCGGATCAAAAACGAAAAGGAAACCGAAATCCTCGAAACCCTGGCGTCCAAGCGCGAAGGAAACTTCATCGTGCGTCTTGGGCGCCTTCGCGTCACCGAACAGATCCTCGGCTACGAAAAGCTACGCCTCTTCACCCAGGAACGGCTCGACTTTTCCCCGCTGGAACTCCCCCCTCACACCTTCGAAACCGTCGGCTTCTGGATCGAGATCGAAGACGCCGTCGCGCGAAAGATCCGGGAAGCGGGACTCCATTTCATGGGCGGCATCCATGCCGTGGAACACGCCGCCATCGCCATGTTCCCGCTTTTTGCGCTTTGCGACCGAAACGACATCGGGGGCATCGCCATCCCGCTTCATCCCCAGATCCAAAAGAGCGCTGTGTTCATCTACGACGGCACGCCCGGAGGCATCGGGCTGGCGGCCCGCGGCTACGAAATCGTCCGGACACTCCTCGAAAAGACCCGGAACCTGCTCGAAGAATGCCCGTGTGAAGAGGGATGCCCCGCCTGCATCCATTCTCCCAAGTGCGGCAGCGGAAACAAGCCCCTCGACAAGCGGGCCGCCTTGGACATCTTAAGGTATCTTCTAGGGGACCAGCCCCTTTTCGACCCGCAAGCGCCCGGTTCGCAGGAACCGCCGGATACCGGCACGACCACCGTGGAACCCTCCCCGGAGCCCCCGCCCCGCCTCGGATTTCTCGACATCGAAACGCAGCGGCTGGCCCAGGAAGTCGGCGGCTGGAACAACAAGCACCTCATGCGGGTCTCGGTGGCGGTCCTCCACGATTCCGCCGACGGCCGCTTCCACGCTTTCCGGGAAGCCGACATCCACCAGCTGGTGGATCGACTCCACCAGTTCGACCTGATCGTAGGGTTCAACATCAAAAGCTTCGACTACGCCGTCCTCCAGGCCTATACTCCCCGGGACCTGCAAGGGCTCGCCACATTCGACATCCTGGAGGCCGTCAGACGACAACTGGGGTTCCGGTTGAGCCTCGACCACCTGGCCGAAAAAACCCTGGGCCGCCGAAAAACAGCCGACGGGCTCCAGGCGGTCCGCTGGTTCCGCGAAGGCCGCTGGGACCTGCTCACCCGCTACTGCGAAGAAGACGTGGCACTCACACGCGACATCTTCTTCCACGGGGTCCAAAAGGGCTACCTGATCTACGAAAACCGGGACGGCCACAAACTCCGCATTCCCACGCCGTGGGACCTGAAGACCCTGGTCCGCAACTCCCGGCCCGCGACCGCGACATAG
- a CDS encoding type IV pilus twitching motility protein PilT yields the protein MAKIDAFFKLLHEQKASDLHLISGQQPVLRIRGDLERVKYKVLDDDELRSMLYEITAEEKIKIFEETGDLDFSYEIPGLGRYRANYFRQKNGIGAVFREIPEEILTVQQLGLPPVASKLAMLPRGLVLVTGPTGSGKSTTLAAVIDEANRKRKDHILTIEDPIEFVHKSKGCVVNHREIGTHTNTFASALRAALREDPDIILVGEMRDLETIRLAIEAAATGHLVFSTLHTTSAAKTVDRIIEVFPTGEQAQIRSTLADGIRAVLSQALFKRIDIKGRIATLEILIATHAVRAMIRESKTHQIPSAIQTGKKYGMQTLDDAIMAHLQAGRISPNEAYMKCVDKEKFKPYLTEPPADFTEV from the coding sequence ATGGCGAAAATCGATGCGTTTTTCAAGCTCCTGCACGAACAGAAGGCGTCCGACCTTCACTTGATTTCCGGCCAGCAGCCGGTGCTTCGCATTCGTGGGGACTTGGAGCGGGTGAAGTACAAGGTGCTGGACGACGACGAACTCCGGTCCATGCTTTACGAAATCACCGCCGAGGAAAAGATCAAGATCTTCGAGGAAACCGGGGATCTGGATTTCTCCTACGAAATTCCAGGGCTTGGCCGCTACCGTGCCAACTATTTTCGGCAGAAGAACGGCATCGGGGCCGTCTTTCGAGAGATCCCCGAAGAGATCCTCACCGTCCAGCAACTGGGCCTGCCTCCGGTCGCTTCCAAGCTTGCCATGCTCCCGAGAGGCCTGGTCTTGGTGACGGGCCCCACCGGCAGCGGGAAGTCGACGACCCTCGCCGCGGTCATCGACGAGGCCAACCGGAAGCGCAAGGACCATATCCTGACTATCGAAGACCCCATCGAATTCGTCCACAAGAGCAAAGGATGTGTGGTCAACCACCGGGAAATCGGAACGCACACCAACACGTTCGCCTCCGCGCTCCGCGCGGCCCTCCGCGAAGACCCGGACATCATCCTGGTGGGCGAAATGCGCGACCTGGAAACCATCCGGCTGGCCATCGAAGCCGCGGCCACCGGCCACCTGGTCTTTTCAACCTTGCACACCACCAGCGCCGCCAAGACCGTGGATCGAATCATCGAAGTGTTTCCCACGGGCGAACAGGCCCAGATCCGGTCCACGCTGGCCGACGGCATCCGGGCCGTGCTTTCCCAGGCGCTTTTCAAACGCATCGACATCAAGGGCCGGATCGCGACATTGGAGATCCTCATCGCCACCCACGCCGTCCGCGCCATGATCCGCGAGTCCAAGACCCACCAGATCCCTTCGGCCATCCAGACGGGGAAAAAGTACGGCATGCAGACTCTGGACGATGCCATAATGGCCCATCTCCAGGCTGGCCGCATCAGCCCGAACGAGGCGTACATGAAGTGTGTGGACAAAGAGAAATTCAAACCCTACCTGACCGAACCTCCGGCCGATTTCACGGAAGTGTGA
- a CDS encoding MBL fold metallo-hydrolase, which yields MNLEDAVKKIHWLGHDSFRIDGSKVVYFDPYQITGGPSADLILISHEHFDHCSPEDVAKISADHTVIVTNAASAGKLEGDVRVVKPGDRLEVEGVGIEVYPAYNVDKQFHPKSAGMLSFVVTLDGVRYYHAGDTDVIPEMKDVKADVAFLPVSGTYVMTAQEAAEAARAVRPKIAIPMHYGAIVGSADDAEAFRKALEGEIKVLVLPKE from the coding sequence ATGAACCTGGAAGACGCCGTCAAGAAGATCCACTGGCTTGGGCATGATAGCTTTCGCATCGATGGAAGTAAAGTCGTCTATTTCGATCCTTACCAGATCACCGGCGGGCCCTCCGCCGACCTCATTCTGATCAGCCACGAACATTTCGATCACTGTTCACCGGAGGATGTGGCCAAGATAAGCGCCGATCATACGGTGATCGTGACCAACGCCGCGTCGGCGGGGAAGCTCGAGGGCGACGTGCGTGTGGTGAAACCCGGCGACCGCCTGGAAGTGGAAGGGGTGGGGATCGAAGTGTATCCCGCCTACAATGTGGACAAGCAATTTCACCCCAAGTCCGCGGGCATGCTTTCCTTTGTCGTCACCCTGGACGGCGTCCGTTACTATCATGCGGGCGACACCGACGTCATCCCGGAAATGAAGGACGTGAAGGCGGACGTTGCATTCCTTCCGGTATCCGGAACCTACGTGATGACGGCCCAGGAAGCGGCGGAGGCGGCGCGGGCCGTCCGGCCCAAGATCGCCATCCCCATGCACTACGGGGCCATCGTGGGCTCCGCCGATGATGCGGAGGCTTTTCGGAAGGCTCTGGAGGGGGAGATAAAGGTGCTCGTCCTGCCCAAGGAATAG
- a CDS encoding type IV pilus twitching motility protein PilT — protein sequence MRRKDLDDILTTILKERPGLSDINFTAGKPFQAEVDGVLLPVARDLGLESLTPFHTERIALAMIGPDRRLIRHLLNQGSCDLSYSLGDRARFRVNVFSQRGSFSVVMRMLPSKVPTIDELGLPQVFKKIAEEKNGIVFVTGATGSGKSTSLAALLREINRSKAVHVITLEDPVEFVHPQLKATFNQRELGQDFDTFANGLRAALRQAPKVILVGEMRDRETVEIGLSAAETGHLVLTTLHTIDAGHTINRIVGMFELEEERLVRTRLADAMRWVVSQRLLPKKGGGRVAAFEVMGSNLRVREAVLNGESEGKTFYEMMQQARPFGWTTFDDWILELYERGLVSEETALGYASNRAELKRGIDRLKAQRGEKTTDIEGLRIDSEYARKVG from the coding sequence ATGCGAAGAAAAGACCTGGACGATATCCTGACGACTATTCTGAAAGAAAGGCCCGGACTGTCGGACATCAACTTCACGGCGGGGAAGCCTTTCCAGGCCGAAGTGGACGGAGTGCTCCTGCCCGTGGCCCGGGATCTGGGGCTGGAGAGCCTCACCCCGTTCCACACGGAAAGGATAGCGCTCGCCATGATCGGTCCGGACCGACGGCTCATCCGGCACCTGCTCAACCAAGGGTCCTGCGACCTTTCCTACTCGCTTGGCGACCGGGCCCGCTTCCGAGTGAATGTTTTTTCCCAGCGGGGTTCCTTCTCGGTGGTGATGCGGATGTTGCCCTCCAAGGTGCCCACCATAGACGAACTGGGGCTGCCCCAGGTGTTCAAAAAGATCGCCGAAGAAAAAAACGGCATCGTTTTCGTAACGGGCGCGACGGGAAGCGGTAAATCCACAAGCCTGGCCGCTCTGCTGAGGGAAATCAACCGGAGCAAGGCGGTTCACGTGATCACGTTGGAAGATCCCGTGGAATTCGTCCACCCGCAGCTCAAAGCCACCTTCAACCAGCGCGAACTGGGCCAGGATTTCGATACGTTCGCCAACGGGCTCCGGGCGGCCCTCCGCCAGGCCCCCAAGGTCATCCTGGTCGGTGAAATGCGGGACCGGGAAACGGTGGAAATCGGCTTGAGCGCTGCGGAAACCGGACACCTGGTCCTCACCACCCTTCACACCATCGATGCCGGCCACACCATCAACCGCATCGTGGGCATGTTCGAACTCGAAGAAGAGCGGCTCGTGCGCACCCGATTGGCCGATGCCATGCGATGGGTGGTGTCTCAGCGGCTGCTCCCGAAGAAGGGCGGCGGCCGCGTGGCGGCCTTCGAGGTCATGGGGTCCAATTTGCGAGTGCGGGAAGCGGTGCTGAACGGGGAAAGTGAAGGGAAAACCTTCTACGAGATGATGCAGCAAGCCCGTCCCTTCGGCTGGACCACCTTCGACGACTGGATCCTCGAACTCTACGAAAGAGGCCTGGTGTCCGAGGAAACGGCCCTCGGTTATGCTTCCAACCGAGCGGAACTCAAGCGCGGTATCGACCGGCTCAAGGCCCAGCGCGGCGAGAAGACGACCGATATCGAGGGGCTGCGGATCGACAGCGAATACGCCCGGAAAGTGGGCTGA
- the glp gene encoding gephyrin-like molybdotransferase Glp: MTQFLKVKTAEEVLSIIASLPALSEEAADLDLAHGRVLSRPVEAPEPVPHFPRATMDGFAVRARDTFGASESLPALLEVSGEVLMGREPDVRVESGRAAIISTGGMLPEGADAVVMVEHTQPLDERTIEVTRPVAPGENVLQVGDDLPRGREALPAGRRLRPQDLGVLAALGVKTVQVVRRPRVAVVSTGDEIVPAETASLPKGKVRDINTCVVAAQVAEAGGEVGRRAIIIDDLDRLAAFCRDALEDHDVLLLSGGSSVGSRDHTLNVLDRLPQSELLAHGVAIRPGKPTILARVGSKCFWGLPGQPASAMIVFTAFVRPCLERLQGLRWDSTIRRANVRRAVLTTNLPSVHGRADYVRVALDEKDGILLAGPVFGKSAMISTLSRADGFVVVPEHVEGFDAGSEVDVFLFAGG; the protein is encoded by the coding sequence ATGACGCAGTTTTTGAAAGTCAAGACCGCCGAGGAGGTCCTGTCCATCATCGCATCGCTTCCGGCGCTTTCCGAGGAAGCGGCGGATCTTGACCTGGCGCACGGCCGTGTGTTGAGCCGCCCGGTGGAGGCACCAGAGCCGGTTCCTCACTTTCCAAGGGCGACCATGGACGGATTCGCCGTGCGGGCCCGCGACACCTTCGGGGCGTCGGAATCGCTCCCGGCGCTGCTCGAAGTCTCCGGCGAGGTGCTGATGGGCAGGGAGCCCGACGTCCGGGTGGAATCGGGTCGGGCGGCGATCATCTCCACGGGCGGCATGCTCCCCGAGGGAGCCGACGCCGTGGTCATGGTGGAGCACACGCAGCCCCTGGACGAGCGGACCATCGAGGTGACGCGCCCCGTGGCTCCGGGAGAAAACGTGCTGCAGGTGGGCGACGACCTTCCCCGGGGGCGGGAGGCGCTGCCCGCCGGCCGAAGGCTCCGCCCCCAGGACCTGGGGGTGCTGGCGGCTCTCGGCGTGAAAACGGTCCAGGTGGTCCGCCGGCCCCGGGTGGCCGTCGTTTCTACGGGGGATGAAATTGTACCGGCTGAAACGGCGAGCCTGCCCAAGGGCAAGGTACGGGACATCAACACGTGCGTCGTTGCGGCCCAGGTGGCGGAAGCGGGAGGTGAAGTGGGGCGTCGTGCCATAATCATCGACGACCTGGATCGACTCGCCGCCTTTTGCCGCGATGCCCTGGAAGACCACGATGTGCTGCTGCTCTCCGGAGGAAGTTCGGTGGGCTCCCGTGACCACACCCTGAACGTTCTGGACCGCCTCCCCCAATCGGAGCTGCTCGCCCACGGCGTCGCCATCCGACCGGGCAAGCCCACCATCCTGGCCCGGGTGGGATCCAAGTGCTTCTGGGGGCTTCCAGGACAGCCGGCTTCGGCCATGATCGTCTTCACCGCCTTCGTTCGCCCCTGCCTGGAGCGGCTCCAGGGGCTCCGCTGGGATTCGACGATCCGCCGTGCGAACGTCCGAAGAGCCGTACTGACGACCAATCTTCCTTCCGTTCACGGGCGGGCCGATTACGTGCGCGTGGCTCTTGACGAAAAAGACGGCATCCTCCTGGCCGGTCCCGTTTTCGGCAAATCCGCCATGATCAGCACGCTGTCCCGGGCCGACGGCTTCGTGGTCGTCCCCGAACACGTGGAAGGCTTCGACGCGGGAAGTGAAGTGGACGTCTTCCTCTTCGCAGGCGGATGA